In Erwinia pyrifoliae DSM 12163, the genomic window TAGGGCTGGCACCTGAAACCGTCAGTAAAGTCCCGGTGGAAAAAGATCGCCGCCGCACCAAGGCGAATCAAATCCGTCGTGCGGTAAAACGTCATACCACCACCAAGGTGAGCAAACCCGGCAGCGGTCGTCGCCCTTCAAAGCGTCAGCAGGGTTAACCGCCAGCAACGGCGCTCAGGGCCTCACGGCCCTTATGTTTTCATCCGGCCGCTTTTTGTCTGCTGTTTAATTCCCCCTTGAGCGGTTTCCCTATACTGTACCCGCTCTTGCAGTCCCGCTCTCTGTGTTCAGGCTTTATCCCCGTTGATTATTCTGCCGCGCCCGGCTTCCGCCCCGGCTGTGCATCAAAACTCACACCGGTCTTACCTTTGCTGTCGTCGCCCATCAGCCACAGATAGAGCGTCATGATCTCTGCGGGGGTTTTCAGCTTATCGGCATTTTCATCGGGGAAGGCGCTGGCACGCATTTTGGTGCGCGTACCGCCTGGATTGATACAGTTCACCCGCAGCTGGCGCGGATCGTACTCCTGTGCCAGCACCTGCATCATGCCTTCGGTTGCGAACTTGGACACCGAATAAGCGCCCCAGCCGGCGCGCCCCTGGCGACCTACGCTGGATGATGTGAAGACCAGAGAAGCCGCTGGCGATTTCAACAGCAGCGGCAGCAATGCCTGAGTGAGAAAGAATGTGCCGTCTATATTAACCCGCATCACCTGTTGCCAGATGGCCGGGTTCTGCTGTGCCACAGGCAAGACTTCACCCAGCAACCCGGCGTTATGCAATACCCCATCAAGGCGCGGAATTTTTTCTGCGAGAGAACGTGCCAGCTGCTGGCAGTTTTCCGGCGTTGCTGTCTCTAAATCGAGTGCAAACCAGAGCGCAGGCCGTTGTGACTGACTGCATGCCGCCACTTCTTTACTGACCTGAAGCAGTTTTTCTGCATTGCGAGCCAAAAGTACCACCTGTGAGCCATAACGCGCATAGGTTAAAGCCGCTTCGCGCCCGATGCCATCACTGGCTCCGGTCACCAGAATGACCCGGTTATTAAGCAGGTCGCTTTTTGGTTGATATTGCACGTAACATTCCTCTGACGATGAGGTTGTATAGCGAGGGTAGCTTCAGCGAACCCTTGCACAGATTGAATAATGCGAGTTATGCCTGAAATGGCTACCGTGTACAATCCTTTTGGGCGCTGATTCATCTTTTGTTAACGGATTGCAGGCGACTCCGGGCCATGACTCAGCTACACTAATCTACTCTCTAACATAATGTAATTTAAGGCGGATTGTGTGGATCTACTCTCTTATTACGGACTTTTCCTGGCGAAAACCGTCACTGTGGTGGTGGCGATTGCGGCGATCGCGGTCATCGTTACCCAGCTGGCGATGCGCAAGCGCGCCCACGCCGGGCAGCTTAAACTCACCCGACTGGATGAGAATTATACTAAGATGCAGGACAGGATGCGCCTGGCAAAAATGCAACCCCCACAGCAAAAGCTGTGGAACAAGGAGCAGAAAAAAAAGGACAAACAAGAGGCAAAATTGGCCAGGCAGCAGGCGAAGTCTGGTCATGCCGTGAGCAAAGGGAAGTCCACGCTTTATGTTATTGATTTCAAAGGTAGTATGGGTGCCGGGGAAGTCTCCTCGTTGCGCGAAGAGGTTTCTGCGGTGATGGCCGTGGCAGAAAAGGGGGATGAAGTTCTGCTGCGCCTTGAAAGCCCCGGCGGTGTGGTTCATGGTTATGGTCTGGCGGCATCTCAACTGCAGCGCTTGCGGGACAAAAACATCCCGCTTACGGTGGCCGTGGACAAAGTTGCCGCCAGTGGGGGTTACATGATGGCCTGCGTGGCGGATCGTATCGTTGCCGCGCCGTTTTCTATTATTGGCTCGATTGGCGTCGTTGCGCAAATCCCCAATTTCAACCGTCTGCTGAAACGCAATGAAATCGACGTTGAACTGCACACGGCCGGGGAATACAAGCGTACTCTGACGCTGTTCGGAGAAAACACCGAGCAGGGGCGTGAGAAGTTCCGCGAGGATCTGAATGAAACTCACCAGCTGTTTAAGCAATTTGTGCATCAGATGCGGCCAACGCTTGACATTGACAGCGTTGCCACCGGCGAACACTGGTACGGCCAGCAGGCGCTGGAAAAAGGGCTGGTCGATGCCATCGGTACAAGTGACGATCTGATTATTGACCATATCGCAAAACATCAGGTCATCGGGGTGCGTTACGCCCGTCGGAAAGGGATGATGGACCGTTTTACCCAGAGCGCCACTCTTAGCCTTGAACGCCTGCTGCTTCGCATCTGGCAACGCGGCGATAAACCGCTGTTATAGCTGTGTATGATGCCCGCATTCGCGGGCGTCAGGGCAGCCGTCAACAGCGCAGCGTGCCGAAGGGAATGGTCTGCCAGCGACGGGGCGCTATCGGCTTTAAGCGCAACCGGCAGAGTGGAACGGCACCCGTCATACTCATTGAGCACTTCTGAATTGTGGACTGGCATTCTTCAATAGAATAAATCTGATAAGTTTGCCTTTGCTTGCAAAACGCTTCTCTTTTTTGTCCCTTTTCTGGCGTAAATGGAGCCTTAATGCTAATTAAGTTGCGTAACAGATTTTATCAGGTAGAGTGTGGGCGTTTCGGGTTCCGGGCGTAAAACAGACTTTACGCTTTGTTAGATATTCGCTTAACAGGTTGTAAAAAATGCCGTTAATCAACATGTTGTATCAAGGCTTTTCGCACCGGCTTTGATAAAAGGTTAGGCGGGTTGAATTCGTTTTCCCCAAGAGCCTTATATCGCCACTGCGCTGCGAGTCTTCAGGATGACGGCATAAATTACTCTCGGATGTTTTAATCAGGTAAAGGTAACTATGGGAAAAGCTCTCGTAATAGTTGAGTCCCCGGCAAAAGCCAAAACGATCAATAAATATCTCGGTAATGACTACGTGGTGAAATCCAGTGTGGGTCATATTCGCGATTTGCCGACAAGTGGATCAACAGTTAAAAAGAGCGCTGACTCTACAACCAGTAAAACCACCAAAAAGGTCAAAAAAGACGAGAAGACGGCGTTAGTCAACCGTATGGGCGTCGACCCTTTCCACGGCTGGGAAGCGAATTATCAGATCCTGCCCGGCAAAGAAAAAGTGGTTGCTGAACTGAAAGCGCTGGCGGAAAAAGCCGACCACATCTATCTCGCAACCGACCTTGACCGCGAAGGGGAAGCCATCGCCTGGCACCTGCGGGAAGTGATCGGCGGTGACGAATCGCGCTACAGCCGCGTGGTGTTTAATGAAATCACCAAGAATGCCATTCGTCAGGCTTTTGACAGGCCGGGCGAACTGAATATCGACCGTGTCAATGCTCAGCAGGCGCGGCGTTTTATGGACCGTGTGGTGGGCTATATGGTCTCACCACTGCTGTGGAAAAAAGTCGCGCGCGGGTTGTCCGCCGGGCGTGTCCAGTCGGTTGCGGTGCGTCTGGTTGTCGATCGCGAACGTGAAATTAAAGCTTTCGTGCCAGAAGAGTACTGGGAGCTGAATGCCGATTTGACCACGCCAAAAGGCGTCGATTTGCCGATGCAGGTTACTCATCAGCACGATAAACCTTTCCGGCCAATCAATCGTGAGCAGACTTATGCCGCAGTCAGCCTGCTGGAAAAAGCGCGCTATGTGGTGGTCGATCGTGAAGATAAACCAACCGGCAGTAAGCCTGGCGCACCGTTTATCACTTCGACATTGCAACAGGCCGCCAGTACACGCCTCGGTTTTGGCGTGAAAAAAACCATGATGATGGCCCAGCGTTTGTACGAGGCCGGGCACATTACCTACATGCGTACCGACTCCACTAACCTGAGTCAGGATGCGCTCAGCATGGTGCGCGGTTATGTCGAGGAGGAGTTCGGGGCGAAATATCTGCCGAAAACCGCCAACCTTTACAGCAGTAAAGAGAATTCACAGGAAGCGCACGAAGCCATTCGCCCGTCGGATGTGAAAGTGCAGTCTGAGCAGCTGAAAGATATGGACGCAGATGCGCAGAAGCTGTACCAGCTGATTTGGCGTCAGTTCGTCGCCTGCCAGATGGTGCCTGCGCAATTCGATTCCACCACCCTGACCGTGGAAGCTGCGGATTTCAAACTCAAGGCGAAGGGACGTACGCTGCGGTTTGATGGCTGGACGCGAGTCATGCCGGCACTGCGTAAAGGTGACGACGACCGTACCTTGCCAGCGGTGGAAGTCGGCAGCGAGTTGAGCCTGCAACAGTTGCTGCCAGGTCAGCACTTTACCAAACCGCCAGCCCGTTTCAGTGAAGCCTCGCTGGTGCGCGAGCTGGAAAAACGGGGTATTGGTCGTCCATCTACCTATGCATCAATCATCTCGACCATTCAGGATCGCGGCTACGTGAAAGTGGAAAGCCGTCGATTCTACGCTGAAAAAATGGGGGAGATCGTTACCGACCGCCTTGAAGAGAACTTCCGTGAGCTGATGAATTATGACTTCACCGCGCACATGGAAGACAATCTGGACAAGGTGGCGAATAACGAAGCGCAGTGGAAAGCGGTGCTTGATCAGTTCTTCGGTGATTTTAGCCAGCAGCTGGAGCAGGCAGAGAAAGATCCGGAAGAGGGCGGCATGCAGCCTAACCAAATGGTACTGACGTCCATTGAGTGCCCGACCTGCAGCCGGCAAATGGGCATACGTACCGCCAGCACCGGCGTGTTCCTTGGCTGTTCCGGCTATGCCCTCTCGCCGAAGGAGCGCTGTAAACAGACCATCAACCTGATCCCTGAGAATGAAGTACTTAATATTCTTGAAGGTGATGATGCGGAAACAAACGCGCTGCGCGCGCGTCGTCGCTGCGGTAAATGTGGCACGGCGATGGACAGTTACCTGATCGATAACCAGCGTAAACTGCACGTCTGTGGTAATAACCCGGAATGCGATGGCTACGACATTGAACAGGGTGAGTTCCGCATCAAAGGTTATGACGGGCCGGTTGTTGAATGTGAGAAGTGCGGTTCAGAAATGCACCTTAAAATGGGGCGTTTCGGCAAGTACATGGCCTGCACCAACGACGACTGTAAGAACACGCGTAAAATTCTGCGCAACGGGGATGTCGCGCCACCGAAAGAAGATCCAGTACCGCTCCCGGAACTTCCTTGTGAAAAGTCAGACGCTTACTTTGTTCTGCGTGACGGTGCTGCCGGTGTGTTCCTCGCGGCAAATACCTTCCCTAAATCGCGTGAAACCCGCGCGCCGCAGGTAGAAGAGCTGCAGCGCTTCCGCGACCGTCTGCCAGAAAAGTTACGCTATCTGGCAGATGCACCCGCTAAGGACGCGGATGGCAATAAGGCGGTCGTGCGCTTCAGTCGCAAAACCAAACAGCAGTATGTCAGTACCGAAAAAGACGGCAAGGCTAGCGGCTGGTCCGCTTTCTATGTTGATGGTAAATGGGAAGTCACAAAAAAATAGTTACACTTATTTCCGTCGTGGGCAGTCCAGAAATGGGCTGCCCGTCTTTTTCCTGTTCTCTCCAGCTTTCCCCGGGCGATGCTATACATATCCGCTATATTTGATATAGTGGTTATAGATATGTCTTTTCTTATTATTTAATCGCATTAGGCCGGTTTACGGCATGTCCTCCGGTTTCTCTTCGCATGCCCCGCCCAGGATGGAATACATAATGAAATTGCAGCAGCTGCGTTACATCGTTGAAGTGGTGAATCATAATCTCAATGTCTCTTCAACAGCCGAAGGTCTTTATACTTCACAACCCGGCATCAGTAAGCAGGTGCGTATGCTGGAGGATGAGCTGGGTATCCAGATTTTTGCCCGCAGCGGTAAGCATCTGACTCAAGTCACCCCCGCTGGGCAGGAGATTATTCGCATCGCGCGTGAGGTATTGTCAAAAGTTGATGCGATCAAATCTGTAGCGGGTGAGCATACCTGGCCAGACAAAGGTTCGCTATATGTCGCCACCACTCACACTCAGGCACGTTACGCCCTACCGAATGTCATTAAAGGCTTTATCGAGCGCTACCCACGCGTCTCCTTGCATATGCATCAAGGTTCGCCGACTCAGATCGCTGAAGCCGTCTCAAAGGGGAATGCTGACTTTGCGATAGCTACCGAAGCTCTCCATTTGTATGATGATTTGATCATGCTACCCTGCTATCACTGGAACCGTGCCATCGTGGTGACGCCGGATCATCCTCTGGCAGCCAGCAGCAAAGTATCAATCGAAGAACTGGCAGAATACCCCCTGGTCACTTACACCTTTGGCTTCACCGGTCGCTCCGAACTTGATACTGCATTTAATCGTGCCGGCTTGACTCCGCGCATTGTCTTTACGGCCACTGATGCGGATGTGATTAAGACTTATGTCAGACTGGGGCTTGGGGTGGGCGTCATCGCCAGTATGGCGGTAGACCCGGTTTCGGATCCCGATTTAGTGCGGATCGAAGCGACAGACGTGTTCACCTACAGCACCACCAAAATTGGCTTTCGCCGCAGCACATTCTTGCGCAGCTACATGTATGACTTTATCCAACGTTTCGCTCCTCACCTGACGCGCGATGTGGTGGATACCGCAGTGGCTTTGCGATCGAATGAAGATATCGAAGCTATGTTTAAGGACATTAAGCTGCCGGCGAAATGAAGACCTTACTATAAGCAATGTTATTATCGGGCCTGGTCAGGCCCTTTTCTGACAGGCGTTACCTGTTAATTTAATCGCCAATATCCCGCCAATAATTTGTCTTAAAGGAAAGATAGCCCACGCCTTACTTCATGGTTATTTATTAAATGAGAAACAGTACACACTTTTCGATGCCTCATTTTGCTAACGGGCAGCGGCGCTCATATACTTTCTTAAGCCGGTAAGTACTTACAACTCATGGATTATCATCTTGTTGTTCGGTTTTTCACGGCAGTGAAGTGTTTCTTTCTGCACTGGTTTTTTGACAAATGAGAATCACTTTCAATCAGTTGATGAAAATATCGCGATGAATTTTCTTTACCTTAAATAAATCTGATTGACGTTTGTTAATTAAATATCACTG contains:
- a CDS encoding YciK family oxidoreductase, translated to MQYQPKSDLLNNRVILVTGASDGIGREAALTYARYGSQVVLLARNAEKLLQVSKEVAACSQSQRPALWFALDLETATPENCQQLARSLAEKIPRLDGVLHNAGLLGEVLPVAQQNPAIWQQVMRVNIDGTFFLTQALLPLLLKSPAASLVFTSSSVGRQGRAGWGAYSVSKFATEGMMQVLAQEYDPRQLRVNCINPGGTRTKMRASAFPDENADKLKTPAEIMTLYLWLMGDDSKGKTGVSFDAQPGRKPGAAE
- the sohB gene encoding protease SohB, with product MDLLSYYGLFLAKTVTVVVAIAAIAVIVTQLAMRKRAHAGQLKLTRLDENYTKMQDRMRLAKMQPPQQKLWNKEQKKKDKQEAKLARQQAKSGHAVSKGKSTLYVIDFKGSMGAGEVSSLREEVSAVMAVAEKGDEVLLRLESPGGVVHGYGLAASQLQRLRDKNIPLTVAVDKVAASGGYMMACVADRIVAAPFSIIGSIGVVAQIPNFNRLLKRNEIDVELHTAGEYKRTLTLFGENTEQGREKFREDLNETHQLFKQFVHQMRPTLDIDSVATGEHWYGQQALEKGLVDAIGTSDDLIIDHIAKHQVIGVRYARRKGMMDRFTQSATLSLERLLLRIWQRGDKPLL
- the topA gene encoding type I DNA topoisomerase — encoded protein: MGKALVIVESPAKAKTINKYLGNDYVVKSSVGHIRDLPTSGSTVKKSADSTTSKTTKKVKKDEKTALVNRMGVDPFHGWEANYQILPGKEKVVAELKALAEKADHIYLATDLDREGEAIAWHLREVIGGDESRYSRVVFNEITKNAIRQAFDRPGELNIDRVNAQQARRFMDRVVGYMVSPLLWKKVARGLSAGRVQSVAVRLVVDREREIKAFVPEEYWELNADLTTPKGVDLPMQVTHQHDKPFRPINREQTYAAVSLLEKARYVVVDREDKPTGSKPGAPFITSTLQQAASTRLGFGVKKTMMMAQRLYEAGHITYMRTDSTNLSQDALSMVRGYVEEEFGAKYLPKTANLYSSKENSQEAHEAIRPSDVKVQSEQLKDMDADAQKLYQLIWRQFVACQMVPAQFDSTTLTVEAADFKLKAKGRTLRFDGWTRVMPALRKGDDDRTLPAVEVGSELSLQQLLPGQHFTKPPARFSEASLVRELEKRGIGRPSTYASIISTIQDRGYVKVESRRFYAEKMGEIVTDRLEENFRELMNYDFTAHMEDNLDKVANNEAQWKAVLDQFFGDFSQQLEQAEKDPEEGGMQPNQMVLTSIECPTCSRQMGIRTASTGVFLGCSGYALSPKERCKQTINLIPENEVLNILEGDDAETNALRARRRCGKCGTAMDSYLIDNQRKLHVCGNNPECDGYDIEQGEFRIKGYDGPVVECEKCGSEMHLKMGRFGKYMACTNDDCKNTRKILRNGDVAPPKEDPVPLPELPCEKSDAYFVLRDGAAGVFLAANTFPKSRETRAPQVEELQRFRDRLPEKLRYLADAPAKDADGNKAVVRFSRKTKQQYVSTEKDGKASGWSAFYVDGKWEVTKK
- the cysB gene encoding HTH-type transcriptional regulator CysB — its product is MKLQQLRYIVEVVNHNLNVSSTAEGLYTSQPGISKQVRMLEDELGIQIFARSGKHLTQVTPAGQEIIRIAREVLSKVDAIKSVAGEHTWPDKGSLYVATTHTQARYALPNVIKGFIERYPRVSLHMHQGSPTQIAEAVSKGNADFAIATEALHLYDDLIMLPCYHWNRAIVVTPDHPLAASSKVSIEELAEYPLVTYTFGFTGRSELDTAFNRAGLTPRIVFTATDADVIKTYVRLGLGVGVIASMAVDPVSDPDLVRIEATDVFTYSTTKIGFRRSTFLRSYMYDFIQRFAPHLTRDVVDTAVALRSNEDIEAMFKDIKLPAK